In Cicer arietinum cultivar CDC Frontier isolate Library 1 chromosome 7, Cicar.CDCFrontier_v2.0, whole genome shotgun sequence, a single window of DNA contains:
- the LOC101510522 gene encoding SPX domain-containing protein 1, which translates to MKFGKSLSSQIEKTLPEWRDKFLSYKELKKKLKNLEPSVAGEDRPAKRPRVDSGTGDSVADAGEMSKEESGFRNLLENELEKFNNFFVEKEEEYIIRLKELQDRVAKVKDYSEEMMKIRKEIVDFHGEMVLLENYSALNYTGLVKILKKYDKRTGALIRLPFIQKVLQQPFFTTDMLYKLVKECEIMLDHLFPVNVPPASAEITPEAEGCDPSTSTTTESDGLLMPKELAEIEYMESLYMKSTVSALHVLQEIRSGSSTVSMFSLPPLHLSGLEETWKKVPVLEQAAK; encoded by the exons ATGAAATTCGGGAAAAGCCTCAGCAGCCAGATCGAAAAAACTCTACCTGAATGGCGCGACAAGTTCCTCTCATACAAGGAACTCAAGAAGAAGCTCAAGAACTTAGAGCCTTCCGTCGCCGGAGAAGACCGTCCGGCCAAACGTCCTAGGGTTGATTCCGGCACCGGCGATTCTGTTGCCGACGCCGGAGAAATGTCGAAGGAGGAGAGCGGCTTCAGGAACTTGTTGGAGAATGAACTCGAGAAATTCAATAACTTCTTCGTTGAGAAGGAGGAAGAGTACATTATCAGGCTCAAG GAGTTGCAAGATAGGGTGGCCAAAGTGAAGGATTATAGTGAAGAGATGATGAAAATTCGCAAGGAAATTGTGGATTTCCACGGAGAGATGGTCTTGTTGGAGAACTACAGTGCCCTCAATTACACAG GGCTAGTGAAAATACTTAAAAAGTATGACAAGAGAACTGGTGCTCTCATTCGCCTGCCCTTCATTCAGAAGGTCTTGCAACAACCTTTCTTTACCACTGACATGCTCTACAAGCTTGTAAAGGAGTGTGAAATAATGCTGGACCACCTTTTTCCTGTGAATGTTCCTCCAGCTTCTGCTGAGATAACCCCTGAAGCTGAAGGATGTGACCCTTCAACTTCAACCACAACTGAGAGTGATGGTTTGCTGATGCCTAAGGAATTAGCAGAGATTGAGTACATGGAGAGCCTTTATATGAAGAGTACCGTTTCAGCTTTGCATGTTTTGCAGGAAATTAGAAGTGGAAGCTCGACAGTTAGCATGTTTTCGTTGCCACCCTTGCACTTAAGTGGATTGGAAGAAACATGGAAGAAAGTTCCAGTTTTGGAACAAGCAGCCAAGTAA
- the LOC113783890 gene encoding G-type lectin S-receptor-like serine/threonine-protein kinase LECRK2: MASTPILLLLFFFMLYTAEAKTEKNYSSIIGLGSSLSPKGENTSWPSSSGHFAFGFYPQGSGFAVGIWLVSPSENTTTVVWTANRDAPPFSTNSILNLTERGLLLQNGKGDSPNKLDSGSSSTELISWASMDDSGNFVLYDEDFYIIWQSFYHPTDTILGGQNLTIDDELVSSMSKSDHSSGRFYLSMQSGGIVAYPFYSFRAVEDAYWSTNTISYSKLSLNVLGFFCLNGAVARGAMQTGLPYSDCNLYDRDCSRVSRSSGPSNSLCFHDGNKPRKKSPNNTTSIYRATLDVDGNLRLYEHQFHFVGNNTTASSRVEMLWQALNDTCQVKGFCGLNRYCSSNMSGDAVCKCYPGFVPSKTKSSANMDCVQMHSKDDCESSEDPAMLYNITHLENMSWGDIPYSVMLRMKMETCEKACKEDCVCGGAIYTNGTCNKYRLPLIYGRFQNDTSTMSVALLKIPSSTTAIISPPTSNEINVHKSNVVFDNKRNLIMILAFTLGSVSLICLIFAVSIFFTYRRQVNRYAVLSESEKLGFTEECSLRSFSLDELAKATGGFSEEIGRGSFGAVYKGTIGDNNRSIAVKRLEERITDEGEREFQAEITAIARTHHRNLVKLIGFCIEGSKKLLVYEFVSKGSLANLLFEWEIRLPWKERMKLALDVARGLLYLHEECEVQIIHCNINPRNILMDEAWTAKISDFGFSRLLKRGHSRTKKGDDGTSRYLAPEWQKDDASVSVKADIYSFGVVLLEIICRRRSIEMNNISSADEILLSSWVYQCFAAGQLNKLITRDEKDVDWKILERMVKVGLWCVQDHQSLRPAIKNIILMLEGLKDIPVPPSPARLVE; this comes from the coding sequence ATGGCTTCCACCCCTATCCTGTTGTTACTGTTCTTCTTCATGCTATATACAGCAGAAGCAAAAACTGAAAAAAATTACTCCAGTATCATTGGGTTGGGATCTTCACTCTCACCTAAAGGCGAAAATACTTCATGGCCATCAAGTTCTGGCCATTTTGCTTTTGGTTTTTACCCACAAGGAAGTGGCTTTGCTGTTGGGATATGGTTGGTTAGTCCATCTGAAAACACAACCACTGTCGTATGGACTGCTAACCGTGATGCTCCACCATTCTCCACTAATTCTATATTGAATTTGACTGAGCGAGGCCTGCTTCTTCAAAATGGAAAGGGAGACTCACCTAACAAGTTAGACTCGGGAAGTTCATCTACAGAGTTAATCTCATGGGCATCTATGGATGATTCTGGCAACTTTGTGCTTTATGATGAGGATTTTTACATTATCTGGCAAAGCTTTTATCACCCAACTGACACCATATTAGGAGGTCAGAATTTGACTATTGATGATGAGTTAGTCTCTAGTATGTCCAAATCAGACCATTCAAGTGGACGTTTCTATCTAAGCATGCAAAGTGGTGGAATTGTGGCTTACCCTTTTTACAGCTTCAGAGCTGTTGAGGATGCTTACTGGTCTACAAACACTATCTCCTACAGTAAGCTCAGTCTTAACGTTCTAGGCTTTTTTTGCCTAAATGGTGCTGTAGCCAGGGGGGCTATGCAGACTGGTCTACCATATAGCGATTGCAATTTGTATGATCGTGACTGCAGCAGAGTATCCAGATCATCAGGTCCCTCAAATAGTCTATGTTTCCACGATGGCAATAAGCCTAGAAAGAAGTCACCTAACAACACAACTTCAATCTACCGTGCAACACTTGACGTAGATGGAAACTTGAGATTGTATGAGCACCAATTTCACTTTGTGGGAAACAATACTACTGCTAGCTCACGTGTGGAAATGTTGTGGCAAGCACTTAATGATACATGTCAAGTAAAGGGGTTTTGTGGGTTGAACAGATATTGCTCCTCCAACATGAGTGGTGATGCTGTCTGCAAGTGTTATCCTGGTTTCGTCCCTTCCAAGACTAAAAGCAGTGCTAATATGGACTGCGTACAAATGCATAGCAAAGATGATTGTGAAAGCAGTGAAGACCCGGCGATGTTGTATAATATTACTCACCTTGAGAATATGTCTTGGGGTGATATTCCATATTCTGTTATGCTCAGGATGAAGATGGAGACTTGTGAGAAGGCTTGCAAAGAAGATTGTGTTTGTGGGGGAGCAATATATACAAACGGCACTTGCAATAAATATAGACTTCCACTTATTTATGGCAGGTTTCAGAATGATACCTCCACTATGTCCGTGGCCCTATTAAAGATTCCTTCTTCAACAACTGCCATTATATCACCTCCAACCTCAAACGAGATCAACGTCCATAAGTCCAATGTTGTTTTTGACAACAAGAGAAATCTGATAATGATCCTAGCTTTTACTTTGGGTTCCGTTTCATTGATTTGTTTGATCTTTGCAGTGTCCATTTTCTTCACTTACAGGCGTCAAGTTAATAGGTACGCAGTGTTGTCTGAAAGTGAAAAACTTGGATTTACTGAAGAATGTTCCTTGCGCTCGTTTTCTCTTGACGAACTTGCGAAAGCAACTGGTGGCTTTTCAGAAGAGATAGGGAGAGGATCATTTGGAGCTGTTTATAAAGGTACAATAGGCGACAATAACAGAAGTATTGCTGTGAAGAGACTAGAGGAGAGAATTACCGATGAAGGGGAGAGGGAATTCCAAGCTGAAATTACTGCCATAGCTCGAACTCATCATAGGAATTTGGTTAAGCTTATTGGTTTTTGTATTGAAGGGTCCAAGAAGCTTCTTGTTTATGAATTTGTCAGCAAAGGATCTCTTGCAAATCTCCTTTTTGAATGGGAAATAAGATTACCTTGGAAAGAGAGAATGAAACTTGCATTGGACGTGGCCAGAGGACTACTCTATCTACACGAAGAGTGTGAAGTCCAAATCATCCATTGCAATATAAATCCTCGAAATATACTTATGGATGAAGCATGGACTGCTAAAATATCTGATTTTGGATTCTCAAGGCTATTAAAGAGAGGCCACTCTAGGACTAAAAAAGGGGATGATGGCACAAGCAGGTACTTAGCTCCTGAATGGCAGAAGGACGATGCATCAGTATCAGTAAAAGCTGATATTTATAGTTTTGGGGTGGTATTATTGGAGATTATCTGTCGTAGAAGAAGTATAGAAATGAATAATATATCCTCAGCTGACGAAATCCTTCTTTCCAGTTGGGTATATCAATGTTTTGCAGCAGGACAATTAAACAAGCTTATCACACGTGATGAAAAAGATGTGGATTGGAAGATATTGGAAAGAATGGTGAAGGTGGGGTTGTGGTGTGTGCAAGACCACCAATCCCTCCGTCCTGCAATAAAGAATATAATCTTAATGCTAGAAGGTTTGAAAGATATTCCAGTTCCTCCCTCTCCAGCTCGCTTGGTTGAATAG
- the LOC101511172 gene encoding G-type lectin S-receptor-like serine/threonine-protein kinase LECRK1 → MDAIAVYITFLLFMSLPSENTRARAETQPPLPKKIVPGTSLSPISAHSSSWLSHSGLFAFGFYPQGNGFVVAIWLVCKKNNTIVWTANRDDPPVTSTAKLQFTMNGRLILKDQKGQEKLVVKVNARASSGSMLDSGNFVLYGNDNSSIIWQSFDYPTDTLLGNQSLPCGGQLSSSISETNRSTGRFQLNMQNDGNLVLYPAYISATSWDAYWASDTSAGNEVKYHLYLNKTGSLQILNSSSVFISSPIATLIDALEDNDTGGNQTIYRATLDSDGVFRLYAHYVNNGSDKVIKSFPETNTCEVKGFCGFNSYCTFNDDKLLCSCLPGYKLLDEKNQDTSLGCKRNYSKAECKDEKDGEAFYNMVPMNNIVWDDHPYFQNEDTSSEEQCSLACLVDCNCWAALYEKGSCKKQGLPLRYAKRTHEGDDSTKAFFKVGKNSWKGYENPFPIPIKTTSNKAVVHIIVVTSVFSIILCSAIVISSHYMYKIRVLKYKRLTETWSLGGLNEDVALRRFTYNELRRATNQFKEELGKGSFGAVYKGSLNKGKTKRFIAVKRLEKLVEEGEREFQAEVRAIGKTHHRNLVRLLGFCAEGSKRLLVYEYMSNGSLGKLLFGDQRRPNWDERIRIALDIARGILYLHEECEAPIIHCDIKPQNILMDEFWTAKISDFGLAKLLMPDQTRTFTVIRGTRGYMAPEWNKNTPISLKADVYSYGIVLLETLCCRRNLDVNVLEPEEILLSGWAYKCFVAREVNKLVPSEVIDENVMENMVKVALWCIQDEPLLRPTMKGVVLMLEGITDIAIPPCPDSNRA, encoded by the coding sequence ATGGATGCTATTGCTGTTTATATCACTTTCCTATTGTTCATGTCCTTACCATCAGAAAATACTAGAGCTAGAGCTGAAACACAACCACCACTACCCAAGAAGATAGTACCTGGTACCTCACTTTCCCCTATCAGTGCTCACTCCTCTTCTTGGCTTTCCCATTCTGGCCTATTTGCTTTTGGATTTTATCCACAAGGCAATGGCTTTGTTGTTGCAATTTGGTTGGTTTGCAAGAAGAACAATACAATAGTATGGACTGCAAACCGAGATGATCCTCCAGTAACCTCAACTGCAAAGCTACAATTTACCATGAACGGTAGGCTAATACTAAAAGATCAAAAAGGACAAGAGAAGCTTGTTGTTAAGGTTAATGCAAGAGCTTCCTCTGGCTCCATGCTTGATTCTGGGAATTTTGTACTATACGGCAACGATAATTCCAGCATCATATGGCAGAGTTTCGATTACCCAACTGATACTTTGTTGGGGAATCAATCTCTACCTTGCGGTGGCCAACTCTCCTCTAGTATATCAGAGACCAATCGGTCAACTGGAAGGTTTCAACTGAACATGCAGAATGATGGAAATCTTGTTCTGTATCCAGCATACATATCTGCAACATCATGGGATGCTTACTGGGCCTCTGATACTAGTGCGGGTAATGAGGTCAAATATCATCTTTACCTCAACAAAACAGGTTCACTCCAGATTTTGAATAGCAGTAGTGTTTTTATTTCTAGCCCTATCGCCACTTTGATTGATGCTCTAGAAGACAATGACACTGGAGGAAACCAGACTATTTATCGTGCAACCCTTGATTCTGATGGAGTTTTTCGGCTCTATGCTCATTATGTTAACAATGGCAGTGACAAAGTTATCAAAAGTTTTCCAGAGACCAACACGTGTGAAGTAAAAGGGTTTTGTGGCTTCAACAGCTACTGCACATTCAACGATGACAAACTATTGTGCAGCTGTCTCCCTGGTTATAAACTATTAGATGAAAAAAACCAAGATACTAGTCTTGGCTGCAAAAGGAACTATTCGAAAGCTGAGTGTAAAGATGAAAAAGATGGTGAGGCCTTTTATAACATGGTACCAATGAACAATATTGTATGGGATGACCATCCTTATTTCCAAAATGAAGATACGTCATCAGAAGAACAATGCTCCCTTGCTTGTTTAGTTGATTGTAACTGTTGGGCTGCATTGTATGAAAAAGGAAGCTGCAAGAAACAAGGGCTGCCTTTGAGATATGCCAAACGAACACATGAAGGTGACGATTCTACCAAGGCGTTCTTCAAGGTGGGAAAAAACAGCTGGAAGGGGTATGAAAATCCTTTTCCCATTCCAATCAAGACTACAAGTAACAAAGCAGTAGTGCATATTATTGTTGTTACATCTGTATTTAGTATCATTTTGTGTTCAGCGATTGTTATATCGAGCCATTACATGTACAAGATTCGGGTTTTAAAGTACAAAAGGCTAACCGAAACATGGAGCTTGGGGGGCCTGAATGAAGATGTAGCTTTGAGAAGGTTTACATACAATGAGTTGAGAAGAGCAACAAACCAGTTCAAGGAAGAGTTGGGTAAGGGATCTTTTGGAGCAGTTTACAAAGGAAGCTTAAACAAAGGTAAGACTAAGAGATTCATTGCAGTGAAGAGGCTAGAGAAGTTGGTGGAAGAAGGAGAAAGGGAGTTTCAAGCAGAAGTGAGGGCTATTGGAAAAACCCATCACAGGAACTTAGTTAGATTGCTAGGATTTTGTGCTGAGGGTTCTAAAAGGCTTCTGGTTTATGAATACATGAGCAATGGTTCACTTGGAAAGCTTCTGTTTGGCGATCAAAGACGTCCGAATTGGGATGAGAGAATAAGAATAGCACTGGACATTGCTAGAGGGATCTTGTATCTCCATGAAGAGTGTGAGGCACCCATCATTCATTGTGACATAAAGCCTCAAAATATTTTGATGGATGAGTTTTGGACTGCTAAGATATCTGATTTTGGGCTTGCAAAACTTCTAATGCCCGATCAAACCAGAACTTTCACGGTGATTAGAGGGACAAGAGGCTACATGGCGCCAGAATGGAACAAGAACACTCCAATATCACTGAAGGCAGATGTTTATAGCTATGGAATAGTATTGTTGGAAACACTTTGTTGCAGAAGAAACCTTGATGTTAATGTGTTGGAACCAGAGGAGATTCTTCTCTCTGGTTGGGCTTATAAATGCTTTGTTGCAAGAGAGGTAAATAAGCTTGTTCCTTCGGAAGTTATTGATGAGAATGTCATGGAGAATATGGTTAAGGTGGCACTTTGGTGTATCCAAGATGAACCTCTTCTCCGTCCGACAATGAAAGGTGTAGTGTTGATGTTAGAAGGGATTACAGATATAGCAATTCCTCCTTGTCCAGATTCAAATCGTGCATGA
- the LOC101511483 gene encoding G-type lectin S-receptor-like serine/threonine-protein kinase LECRK1 codes for MNAYTTTTIILLLFMSLSLVSTGAQTLERITPGSSLSSTSSDYPSSWLSHSGLFAFGFYQHGNGFSVGIWLVGKMNKIIVVWTANRDDPPVTLTATLQFTMNGSLILIDEQGQKKLIVNANTRASSASMHDSGNFVIYDDDNNNIIWQSFDHPTDTLLGSQSLPGGGQLSSSLSQANHSTGRFKLKMQVDGNLVLYPAYTTETGWDAYWAAGISISSTVKDNYFLYLNKTGLLQIWNSSGDSNPNLINSLVDATEDQNTVNHTIFRASLDFDGAFRLYVHHDTNGTDKVIISWPGNNPCEVKGFCSFNSYCTFVDNKPLCNCLDGYKFIDSNEKTLGCKRNYLEAGQCRGEEDGLAFYKMVSMNNITWKDHPYFETTNDMLSEEDCSLKCLVDCNCWAALYDGEKGNCKKQGLPLRYVIRTDEGDNSTNVFLKVDKNSIPNWKRNYTRFFPQPPPSKTTSNKAVVHIIVVTSVFSIVLCSAIVISSHYIYKIRVLRYKRLTDTGNLGLNEEVALRRFTYNELKRATNHFKEELGKGSFGSVYKGALLKGKTKRFIAVKRLEKLVEEGEREFQAEVRSIGKTHHRNLVRLLGFCVEGSKRLLVYEYMSNGSLGKLLFGDQRRPDWNERVRIALDIARGILYLHDECDGPIIHCDLKPQNILMDEFWTAKIADFGLAKLLMPDQTRTFTVIRGTRGYMAPEWNKNIPISLKADVYSYGIVLLETLCCRRNLDVNVLEPEEILLSGWAYKCFVAREVNKLVPSEVIDENVMENMVKVALWCIQDEPLLRPTMKGVVLMLEGITDIAIPPCPDSNRA; via the coding sequence ATGAATGCCTATACTACTACAACTATCATCTTGCTTCTGTTCATGTCCTTATCATTAGTAAGTACTGGAGCTCAAACACTTGAGCGAATAACACCTGGTTCCTCACTTTCCTCCACCAGCAGTGATTACCCATCTTCGTGGCTTTCCCATTCTGGCCTATTTGCTTTCGGATTTTATCAACATGGCAATGGCTTTTCCGTTGGAATTTGGTTGGTTGGCAAGATGAACAAGATAATAGTAGTATGGACTGCAAACCGGGATGATCCTCCAGTAACCTTAACTGCAACATTACAATTTACCATGAATGGTTCGCTCATACTAATTGATGAACAAGGACAAAAGAAGCTCATTGTTAATGCTAATACAAGAGCTTCCTCTGCCTCCATGCATGATTCTGGGAATTTTGTAATATACGACgacgacaacaacaacatcataTGGCAGAGTTTTGACCACCCAACTGATACTTTGTTGGGGAGTCAATCTCTACCTGGTGGTGGCCAACTGTCGTCTAGTTTATCACAGGCCAACCACTCAACTGGAAGGTTTAAACTGAAGATGCAGGTTGATGGAAATCTTGTTCTGTATCCAGCATACACAACAGAAACAGGTTGGGACGCTTACTGGGCCGCGGGTATTAGTATTAGTAGTACTGTCAAAGACAATTATTTTCTTTACCTCAACAAAACAGGTTTACTGCAAATCTGGAATAGCAGCGGAGATTCTAATCCTAACCTTATTAACTCTTTGGTTGATGCTACAGAAGACCAGAACACTGTAAACCACACTATTTTTCGTGCATCCCTTGATTTTGATGGGGCTTTTCGGTTGTATGTTCATCACGATACCAATGGAACTGACAAAGTTATCATAAGTTGGCCGGGGAATAACCCATGTGAAGTAAAGGGGTTTTGTAGCTTCAACAGTTACTGCACATTTGTTGACAACAAACCATTGTGCAACTGTCTTGATggttataaatttatagatTCAAATGAAAAGACTCTAGGCTGCAAAAGGAACTATTTGGAAGCTGGTCAGTGTAGAGGTGAAGAAGATGGTTTGGCATTTTATAAGATGGTGTCAATGAACAATATTACATGGAAAGACCATCCTTATTTTGAGACTACAAATGATATGTTATCAGAAGAAGATTGCTCATTAAAATGTTTGGTTGATTGCAACTGTTGGGCTGCACTGTATGACGGAGAAAAAGGAAACTGCAAGAAACAAGGGTTGCCTTTGAGATATGTCATAAGGACAGATGAAGGTGACAATTCGACCAACGTGTTCTTAAAGGTTGATAAAAACAGCATCCCAAACTGGAAGAGGAATTATACACGTTTTTTCCCTCAACCTCCTCCAAGTAAGACTACAAGTAACAAAGCAGTGGTGCATATTATTGTTGTTACATCTGTATTTAGTATCGTTTTGTGTTCAGCGATTGTTATATCCAGCCATTACATTTACAAGATTCGAGTTTTGAGGTACAAAAGGCTAACGGACACTGGGAACTTGGGGTTAAATGAAGAGGTGGCTTTGAGAAGGTTTACATATAACGAGCTGAAAAGAGCAACAAATCATTTCAAGGAAGAGTTAGGTAAGGGCTCTTTTGGATCTGTTTACAAAGGGGCCTTACTGAAAGGTAAGACTAAGAGGTTCATTGCAGTGAAGAGGCTAGAGAAGTTGGTGGAAGAAGGAGAAAGGGAGTTTCAAGCAGAAGTGAGATCCATTGGGAAAACCCACCACAGGAACTTAGTTAGATTGCTAGGTTTTTGTGTTGAGGGTTCTAAAAGGCTTCTGGTTTATGAATACATGAGCAACGGTTCACTTGGAAAGCTTCTGTTTGGTGATCAAAGGCGCCCAGATTGGAATGAGAGAGTAAGAATAGCACTTGATATTGCAAGAGGGATCCTCTATCTCCATGATGAGTGTGATGGTCCTATCATTCATTGCGACTTAAAGCCTCAAAACATTTTGATGGATGAGTTTTGGACTGCCAAGATAGCTGATTTTGGGCTTGCAAAACTTCTAATGCCCGACCAAACCAGAACTTTCACGGTGATTAGAGGGACAAGAGGCTACATGGCTCCAGAATGGAACAAGAACATTCCAATATCACTCAAGGCAGATGTTTATAGCTATGGAATAGTATTGTTGGAAACACTTTGTTGCAGAAGAAACCTTGATGTTAATGTGTTGGAACCAGAGGAGATTCTTCTCTCTGGTTGGGCTTATAAATGCTTTGTTGCAAGAGAGGTAAATAAGCTTGTTCCTTCGGAAGTTATTGATGAGAATGTCATGGAGAATATGGTTAAGGTGGCACTTTGGTGTATCCAAGATGAACCTCTTCTCCGTCCGACAATGAAAGGTGTAGTGTTGATGTTAGAAGGGATTACAGATATAGCAATTCCTCCTTGTCCAGATTCAAATCGTGCATGA
- the LOC101496142 gene encoding G-type lectin S-receptor-like serine/threonine-protein kinase LECRK3 produces MDDSGNFVFYDVDSYIIWQSFDHPTDTILGGQNLTIDDELVSSISKSDHSSGRFYLSMQTDGSLVAYPFYSSRDLEDAYWSIEGQTSFKILSLNNQGFLCLYCDLFNSFMIYQCSNLKGLCFNDGNKPRKKSPNNTTSIYRATLDIDGNLRLYEHQFHFEGNNTTTSSRVEMLWQALNDTCEVKGFCGLNSYCSSNMSGDAVCKCYPGFVPSMTQNSANMDCVRMHSKDDCESSEDPAMLYNITHLENMSWGDIPYSVILGMKMETCDKACQEDCVCGGAIYTNETCIKYRLPLIYGRFQNDTSTVSLAIFKIPSSTTAIISPPTSNEINLHKPNVVYDNKRNLIMILAFTLGSVSLICLVFAVSIFFTYRRQVHRYAVLSESDKLGFTEECSLRSFSLDELAESTGGFSEEIGRGSFGAVYKGTIGDNNRSIAVKRLEERITDEGEREFQAEITAIARTHHRNLVKLIGFCIEGSKKLLVYEFVSKGSLANLLFEWEIRLPWKERMKLALDVARGLLYLHEECEVQIIHCNINPRNILMDEAWTAKISDFGFSRLLKRGHSRTKKGDDGTSRYLAPEWQKDDASVSVKADIYSFGVVLLEITCRRRSIEMNNISSADEILLSSWVYQCFAAGQLNKLITRDEKDVDWKILERMVKVGLWCVQDHQSLRPAIKNIILMLEGLKDIPLPPSPARLVE; encoded by the coding sequence ATGGATGATTCTGGCAACTTTGTGTTTTATGATGTGGATTCTTACATTATCTGGCAAAGCTTTGATCACCCAACTGACACCATATTAGGAGGTCAGAATTTGACTATTGATGATGAGTTAGTCTCTAGTATTTCCAAATCAGACCATTCAAGTGGACGTTTCTATCTAAGCATGCAAACTGATGGAAGCCTTGTGGCTTACCCTTTTTACAGCTCCAGAGACCTTGAGGATGCTTACTGGTCTATAGAAGGTCAGACATCCTTCAAAATACTCAGTCTTAACAATCAAGGCTTTCTTTGTCTATATTGTGATCTGTTTAATAGTTTCATGATTTACCAATGCTCAAACTTAAAAGGCTTATGTTTCAACGATGGCAATAAGCCTAGAAAGAAGTCACCTAACAATACAACTTCAATCTACCGTGCAACACTTGACATAGATGGAAACTTGAGATTGTATGAGCACCAATTTCACTTTGAGGGAAACAATACTACTACTAGCTCACGTGTGGAAATGCTGTGGCAAGCACTTAATGATACATGTGAAGTGAAGGGTTTTTGTGGGTTGAACAGTTATTGCTCCTCCAACATGAGTGGTGATGCTGTCTGCAAGTGTTATCCTGGTTTCGTCCCTTCCATGACTCAAAACAGTGCTAATATGGACTGCGTACGGATGCATAGCAAAGATGATTGTGAAAGCAGTGAAGACCCGGCGATGTTGTATAATATTACTCACCTTGAGAATATGTCTTGGGGTGATATTCCATATTCTGTTATTCTCGGGATGAAGATGGAAACTTGTGATAAGGCTTGCCAAGAAGATTGTGTTTGTGGGGGAGCAATATATACAAACGAAACTTGCATTAAATATAGACTTCCACTTATTTATGGCAGGTTTCAGAATGATACCTCCACCGTGTCTTTGGCCATATTCAAGATTCCTTCTTCAACAACTGCCATTATTTCACCTCCAACCTCAAACGAGATCAACTTGCATAAGCCCAATGTTGTTTATGACAACAAGAGAAATCTCATAATGATCCTAGCTTTTACTTTGGGTTCCGTTTCATTGATTTGTTTGGTCTTTGCAGTGTCCATTTTCTTCACTTACAGGCGTCAAGTTCATAGATACGCAGTGTTGTCTGAAAGTGATAAACTTGGATTTACTGAAGAATGTTCCTTGCGTTCATTTTCTCTTGACGAACTTGCGGAATCAACTGGTGGCTTTTCAGAAGAGATAGGGAGAGGATCATTTGGAGCTGTTTATAAAGGTACAATAGGCGACAACAACAGAAGTATTGCTGTGAAGAGACTAGAGGAGAGAATTACCGATGAAGGGGAGAGGGAATTCCAAGCTGAAATTACTGCCATAGCTCGAACTCATCATAGGAATTTGGTTAAGCTTATTGGTTTTTGTATTGAAGGGTCCAAGAAGCTTCTTGTTTATGAATTTGTCAGCAAAGGATCTCTTGCAAATCTCCTTTTTGAATGGGAAATAAGATTACCTTGGAAAGAGAGAATGAAACTTGCATTGGACGTGGCCAGAGGACTACTCTATCTACACGAAGAGTGTGAAGTCCAAATCATCCATTGCAATATAAATCCTCGAAATATACTTATGGATGAAGCATGGACTGCTAAAATATCTGATTTTGGATTCTCAAGGCTATTAAAGAGAGGCCACTCTAGGACTAAAAAAGGGGATGATGGCACAAGCAGGTACTTAGCTCCTGAATGGCAGAAGGACGATGCATCAGTATCAGTAAAAGCTGATATTTATAGTTTTGGGGTGGTATTATTGGAGATTACCTGTCGTAGAAGAAGTATAGAAATGAATAATATATCCTCAGCTGACGAAATCCTTCTTTCCAGTTGGGTATATCAATGTTTTGCAGCAGGACAATTAAACAAGCTTATCACACGTGATGAAAAAGATGTGGATTGGAAGATATTGGAAAGAATGGTGAAGGTGGGGCTGTGGTGTGTGCAAGATCACCAATCTCTCCGTCCTGCAATAAAGAATATAATCTTAATGTTAGAAGGTTTGAAAGATATTCCACTTCCTCCTTCTCCAGCTCGCTTAGTTGAATAG